One stretch of Methanococcus voltae DNA includes these proteins:
- a CDS encoding Gp37-like protein, which yields MLKILNKNFEYVNAIKINELLNLRWDRKFYSSDIFSFNCKYDGDINVGQYVLYNGYFGIIEYIKTTLDGYMQVNGKSPLSILNRRVAINENYIGNMAKPFKAIILELINANVTNPVDTTRKIDVIDISNIVADGNIYECRCKGKNLGSILNSICKDNNVGQRMIFDYTNKKFLYELYTGKNRGINQSENEWIIFSPEIGNIYNQEYIKDTKILKNVEYDINYNKFSKSPYSAEITSGIDRFEFTDDKFVETIITLNTEVSDDCGYKDLWDLGDIVTCQSNKFNFSIDLPVIEVSELIKNNNFNLSVKFGDIEGFKK from the coding sequence ATGCTAAAAATACTAAATAAAAATTTTGAATATGTCAATGCAATAAAAATAAACGAATTATTAAATTTAAGATGGGATAGAAAATTTTATTCTTCCGATATTTTTTCATTTAATTGTAAATATGATGGAGATATTAATGTTGGGCAATATGTCCTTTATAATGGTTACTTTGGTATCATTGAGTACATAAAAACGACTCTTGACGGGTATATGCAAGTAAATGGCAAAAGCCCTTTATCGATACTAAACAGAAGAGTGGCAATTAATGAAAACTATATAGGTAATATGGCAAAACCATTTAAAGCAATTATCTTGGAATTAATTAACGCAAATGTTACAAATCCCGTGGATACGACCCGTAAAATAGATGTTATTGATATTTCAAACATTGTCGCAGACGGCAATATTTACGAATGCAGATGTAAGGGCAAAAATTTAGGAAGTATTTTAAATTCGATTTGTAAAGATAATAATGTCGGTCAACGAATGATTTTTGATTATACGAACAAAAAATTTCTATACGAACTTTATACTGGTAAAAATAGGGGTATAAACCAATCTGAAAACGAATGGATTATATTTTCCCCAGAAATTGGCAATATATATAATCAGGAATATATTAAAGATACAAAAATACTAAAAAACGTAGAATACGATATAAATTATAATAAATTTAGTAAATCGCCTTATTCTGCAGAAATTACTTCGGGAATAGACAGATTTGAATTTACAGACGATAAATTTGTTGAAACAATAATAACCCTAAATACGGAAGTTAGTGATGACTGCGGATATAAAGATTTATGGGATTTAGGCGATATCGTAACCTGTCAAAGTAATAAATTTAATTTTAGTATCGATTTACCGGTTATCGAAGTTTCTGAATTGATTAAAAATAATAATTTTAATTTAAGCGTTAAATTTGGAGATATTGAAGGTTTTAAAAAATAA